The sequence aaaatattaatgttagtgctactATTGTAGGATATTGAAAACAAAGTATTTTGTAATAGTTTACAAAAAGTTACAATTATCTATCATCCTAATATTGAGGAAAAGAATGTTCCATGATGGCTAATTAAGCATTCTTTGTTTCCATGATGGCTAATTAAGCATCCTTTTTTTGTCTTTAGGCTAAGCAAAATTTCTCTCGTTGCTCTCATCATACAGTAAGAGAGAACTTTACAGTTCtctgtgatttttttttcagtatCGTTTGGTTGTAAAAGATTTACACTGCTTGCCATTTTTGCCTCGCTTTCAAGACATCATCATTGTTGTTAACTTGAccaaatattattgattatgaTTCTCTTATTTCTAAACATAACGAAttctaaaaattgtaaaatacatGAATTAATACATTAAACAAAAatctatgtaattttatagtttaaaaaaaaaaaaaaaaactccatgtATTGAGTTACTTTTGTTAATTAGATATGACACAAAAGTGAAAAGAGTGAAATAATTCCTTCCTAAAATGAGTTGCATCTATATATGTTGACCTAGTAACATTTATGTGCTGTTAAAGAATGATGCTAGATATAAATAGTATAACATTTTGAATCTTAAATTCCATATGAACATTTTGGATCTTAAATTCCATATGAACCAATGTAAAAGAACATAGacgtataaaaatattaatgaatattcattattaacaattataatatattttacttttcgGATTGAAGAGAAGGAAACCAACTAATATTAATTACTCTAAAGTAAGAAAATAGTGAAGAATTGTCAACAATATTAATATGAAGCTATTTACATTTTGATCATTTCTATCAACCAATTATAATGCACTAACATAACaactcaataaaattaaaaccatgtaaatttttttaaaaattttgaaaagacaTATCTAGCAaagaaacaaacatatatataagctTACAAAACTTCCCTACAAACAAAAGGCATGCCAAATTTATGTTGTAGAAGCAATAaacacctaaaaaaaaattgtttacagggaaacattaacaaaaagcataattataaaccaaaaggaggtaaagaaaaaaaaaaaactacaattgCCAcaatttttgtgaaaaaaaaaaaaaaaaaaacaacaacaacaacaaattaataaatttctaatatccaacaaaaatttaagtaaaaacAATACAGAAAAATCTAGACTATATAATAAGTAAATTACAAAGTTAACAagttaatttttcataaattcacagtttaagtttatatttattattatttatttaaaatttttgttaggGGCTGATAAAACCATTTTAGCGacctaattaatattaaaaagaaaggaagtaGAGAAAGgcaaaaaaatgtagaaaagaTTGAAAAGTATAAAATAGTGATTTGATAAGCGAGGAGAGGACTAATTAAGAATGTAAGCAATTACTCATTTCTACATGATCAAGTTATTTATATCTTACATAAGGCTCCATTATTTttctatagaaaataaaatcagCAATTACGAAACACATTTGTGCATTAATTGTAAGTATAAAAAAGGCTGTCAAGTTGCAAATATTTGACTAAATTAGTTGatactaaaaatattaaaaccagCACATAGAAAAAGCGGCTATTCACGATTAGGCTCTTTGACATCTTTTTGATAACACGACCATTTAACAATGGAGCATCTTGATCTATCTTTTAAGTATTAGTTTAATGATGAAATGTCattgtaaaaaaaagaaaaaaagaaaaagttcgttttggattaaaataggttaaaaatattaatatttgttatatttctattaatttaacCAAGCCAttgatttctcttttttttttatattttattcgttatattattatgttttttttttagtatgatTTTTCAAGTAACTTactaaataaaaatcttgattttttttatttctcattggAGTTGGGGAATTTGATCTTGAAAAAACAATGTGTGAGGAGAGCTACTTGATTGTCCTCATAGACGGCATTGACAGCATTGTTACACTTCAATTCTTAAATATGGTAAATATTAAACTCAAAATGTAGTCAAAAGTAATACTTCAgtgatattttctaatttgtatgGTTATAAGTTTGCTTAAGATAACACTTTACTGAATTAATAATTACTatttaagaaaacaataattttattattgatttttttttttataaaaattcttaaaatttatttagaataaaATGATATACAATAATAAAATGTGGAAATATAAATCTATGGCTTTATTATCCAACTATTCTTGATAGTACTTCCTttgtttttactcttttttttattctttttatttatttttaattttttgcattaCTAACAGCACTCCTATTATATATTACTCCTTTCACCCAAAGCATAGAATGGATATTCAAACCTGATTTTGtattaatattgaaataatgTCAAACTCTTGTTAATGTATGACTATTATCATATTATGTGCATATTCACTATATTTTACCACAACTATttgctttttatcattttagtaTCACCATTTATATTGAAGTAATGATTTAAAACatcttttgataaattaatgttGAATTGAATGAAACTCAAAACTTGCTAAGTTATTAAAGTTCAAATTCATTTCCATATATCAAAAGGGGAAAATTATacacttcttttttattttgatgaaattaGACAAAGTTCGAAATAAACAATAGTGTCATCTTATTTgtaattatctttaatattgtaaataaaacaaatgacATAGATATTATTGATCcgaattaaacaaatttaatagtaaAGGTAAACATTGAAATCAAGCTAAAGTGATACAAGttattcccccaaaaaaaaaattaactaaaataaataacaatatgaggaaaaaaaaaaaaaacaaaatagtaatATGTTAAGACTTAAAAGTACACTTTTAATTTgccttaaatatttattaattttcatgctTACAATACATAATAACAATTATGGCTAATAAATACATATCAACCAATTACCAGTGCTATGTTACTGTCTATTTtcctacaaaaattaaaaatcttaaaaaattaattaatgggtAACATAATCCATGATATATGCAAAAAGGCCTtgtaattatttgttaaaaaatgataaagacTAATCAAGAAACGACGTTTCCTAGAAcaaattctttaattatttaattaactacATAGGCAGTAGgatgtagattttttttatatttaattaattttttttttgggttctaattatttaaaattccgatcaattttttttttttttttatatagatggAATATTAAGATGATAAGTTGAAACACGcgctggaaaaataaaaaacatggaaTTACCAAGGGAAAAGCTTCCCGTGGACGCCACGTGGCAGCTCACTTTGTcccaaaaaccattttttataCGTACAAAAAAGCGAAGCGAAAAACAGGTTTTGGTTTTTAAGAGTCGGCCTCCCAAAAAATAGAGTGACGAGGACATTTTTTGCAGAAGGGCATCCAAGTTCTATTAATGTAAGAATGTGGGTcccactctctttctctctccccttCTCTATCTACCGTTTATTTATTTCTGCTCCTCCTACGAAACAACAGcgcaaactctctctctctctctctctctctctctctctctctctctctctctctctatttctctttctctctgtatttctctttttctctcttaaaATTCCACATTCATATCCCCACTTTTCTTctgtttgaaatttgaaataagCATTGTAGAGAGTGAagggagattttttttttttctaattttttcttcttcttcttcttcttctttttcttgttttatttttttatttattatctttatttttgttgttgttggttgctATAAGGGGGAGCTGAAAAACTTGGGacgatataaaaaagaaaatagaaaaaaaaaggtgttgTGTTTGTGCTCCACCGCTTCCTTCACTCTtgcagtcttttttttttcttttttttttttttcagtgtgTTTTCAGCAGTTTACACGGCGCGAGGTGGCCGGTTTACAATCTTCAAAAacgtactttttttttccctcttctgGGTATTGGTTGTAATTtgtaaataactttttttttaaaaaaaaaatttactgggATTTGCAGGAAGACCAGTTGTTTATTGTTATTAGtttaccctttttcttttttcgtcagccatttttttttttttttaagctgtaCATTGTTGCTGTTAATTTATGGATCAACAACATCATGCTCATCCCCAGAGAAAAATATTTCTTCCTGACCCATCGTACATTGGCTTCTGGTTTGGAGTAACTGTGTTCATTTCTTTCGTTGTGTTTTTCGCCATTTTCCTACTCTGCTTGTGGATCTTTCACAAAAGAACAAGCAGGAGATCAAGAAACTACCGAAGAGTAAGTGAGGTAGAGCTACCCACTATCAGATCGGCACCACCAGCAAGAGGAGGAGTGGATCCCGGTGTGCGTGCCGGGATTCCTCAGATCAGATATGCTTCGGATACCGTGCTTCCGTACGAGGAGTATACATGTGCGTGCTGCATCTGCCAGTTTGTGGAAGGAGAATCCGTGTCTATGATTCCTAATTGTAGACACACTTTTCATTCCCACTGCATCGATTCACATATGGCACGTGCCACCACCTCTACTACCACTGCTGCTACTACTGATGATGTTGTTGACGTTTGATGATGCATAGGATACTACGATAGGTAGGAATATTTCTATTAATGGAAATAGGAAAACCACAGAAAACCGTGGATCTTTTAATAGTATATAACGTTGACTTTAttggtgttttcttttttctttttcttttttttgatacGATGAGTAATTATTATATGTACAAAGAATATTCTCTTAATGGAATATTAAAGCTTAGCTTAGCTGTCTCTCaattaacacacacacacacacacatatttatattttttatttttccatgattaaaaatataaaattatgtaaaaacaatatatatatatataataatgtgaTATAAAGTTTTAGGTgccgaaaaaaataaaatagtacatTGCAGCTAGTTGTTAGAAACGTGTgtgtgtatatctatatatgtatagttttgCAGGCATGTTGATTGGATTGCAAATGcaaatgaaagtaaaaaagcTTGGATTAGAGAACAAAGGACATAAGACATGCATTTAACTATCGAAATAAGATTTGGTAATTAGGAAACAAAGTTGATGatttaggatatatatatatatatatatattttttaccttGTGTCATAATAGACATTGGTGATAAATAGAGCTTATTAATTTAATCTTAAGACTTATATAGACAATTTGAACATCCCACCACGTGCAGTTTCACTCTGATCTGCATAAAAAAATGGTCCAAATATCTTGACTATAgaagctctatatatatatatatatatatatttttttttatatgatcaaATTATTCGTAATGATGGAATATGTCATTTGCACAAAATTATGAACAGATAAATTAAGCACACATAAATATTACAACTAAATCATACCAAACATATAACGCATaagaaatataagaaaataaaaagatagcTCAAATGCATAGATTacattataattgtatatactccggacaaaaaaaaaaaaaaaaaaggggaaaaaagggCCTCTTAGGTGCTTCGATTTCTAGGGGTACACCAGGAGTAGGCTCTAGTACTTGTGCATCCGGCAATTCCTTTGACAAGAGTTCCTGCATCAAATTCCAGTTTTAGTTCCCGTACGTCAAGGAAAATTTTTATGTGGTAAACAAAAATTGTTGAAAAAGTAATTGAAGAGAAgaagatttcaagaaaattagagattgaaaatcatatgaatGTTATCTGAAGAAATATACAGGAGTAGAATATAGGATAAAGGTTTTAATTCCTTTAGCATGCATGAGAATtgaatatgcataaaacaacgcTAAATGTCGTAATTCGCAACTTCCATCAACTTAACAATTTCATCGTCGTTTATGATTTTCTTGATACAACAAAAAAGTATACTTGATGAATGCTTGGTTCCATATGGCTTCCAGTGCTCATATGCAGGGAGCACCAAAAAGAACGAAGCAAGGAAACAGAAACACACTTCCAAGAATTATTCTAGTTCTCAGTATAGAAAGAAAATGGATTTCTTAATACAGTGCATAAAGGAATATAGGCTGGTGATGCTTCTCACAAGAATCTCATCGTATGCACTCATTTAAAAGCAAAAGCATACCCCACACCCAGGTTATCCAATGTTATAAATAATACCCTGATTTTGTGTTCTCCAATCCCACGATGATGTATAACTTAACTATttgccaattaaaaaaaaaaaaaaaatgcggaCCTTGAATGATTCTATAGTTCCCTCAGCTTGAATTATACTAGCTAGCAGCCCTTTGCTTTCAGATTTCCATTTTTCATAGGAATTATAAACCTAGAATAACTTGAAAGACGACGAATGTAATGATAATgttgaatttgacattgattTGAAAGCCAAAAGCTTAAGTAGAGAGGACTCTTTACTAGGCATGCCGCAGCTTTGCAAATTGAACCGCATCTTCTTGTCTGAAAACCAACGTAAATTTAGGCAGAAGCTGCTTTATGACCAGTATGATGACAATATCTGCCCCTTCCTTCCCAAGAAAACTCTTGTACAAACAGTGCAGTTCATAGTTCAGTGTCAATTGGCCTTGTGGTTGTAGGGAAATGACGAggtaatcaaataaataaaagaactgaACTAGTAATTGAACTCACACCTGGACCACATATTAGAAAAGGAAAGGATAATTATCAGTTAAGTATTTAAGTAACATTCAAagtaaaaaagtataaaatgttACCCAGGAATATAATACTTTAGGGTATAAAATGTAGTCATTTCAGCAACTAAAGCATGAAAACCTTACCCATTCACGGGACGCTGCCAAGGAGGACCAAGGAGCTTGAACTCTGACATCGGAACTATTTCTTGCTTCAATAACAGAGCTCTGACCAGGTTCTACATATGTAATCTggaaaatgtgaaattttaCATCTTATGATAACCTATCTTAGATATAAGGATTAAATTCCAACGTTTGTTGAACTTCAAGCAAAGTTGAAACAGTACTAATTGAGGTTTAGTTGGTAGATAGACAGTTCTTGTAGCCTTCATCTATATTCAGGTCCACCATCTTGGTGGCATGTCTAACTAACCACAAATTGAAGAGAGCGAAAACATGCCGAAAACCGCGCATAAGGTACAAGTTCAGTCATCCTCTCTTAAGAAAAGTTGTGTTAGCTTCTCTGAAACAGGGTATGCTTGTAGGTGtcattacttgaaaacgattgaaaaaaacaaaatcaatgaaAATTCAAAAGATCTTTACTCTTCCCAACAGAGGCAAATAAAGATACACCCATTATACAGTCCTTGGTATACAAATAAGTCAAAAGAACATTGGACAGGAAAATCATAGATAGCCAGCCCATCAGTCTAATCCAAATGAAGCGTCTA comes from Ziziphus jujuba cultivar Dongzao chromosome 6, ASM3175591v1 and encodes:
- the LOC125418868 gene encoding RING-H2 finger protein ATL28-like — translated: MDQQHHAHPQRKIFLPDPSYIGFWFGVTVFISFVVFFAIFLLCLWIFHKRTSRRSRNYRRVSEVELPTIRSAPPARGGVDPGVRAGIPQIRYASDTVLPYEEYTCACCICQFVEGESVSMIPNCRHTFHSHCIDSHMARATTSTTTAATTDDVVDV